A stretch of the Lolium perenne isolate Kyuss_39 chromosome 3, Kyuss_2.0, whole genome shotgun sequence genome encodes the following:
- the LOC139838164 gene encoding uncharacterized protein, translated as MTDDADESADKTIRESLDLLNQDFAAYSADSLPRFLDPPVFDRTPAVEKGNMGSPVFDYTPLRQVLESEPVEATPVMEETQSQSVAGTQIVTQDYMVEEQLAKEKERQAAKLAQHQEKLTTYYRKYPAKAKSAKGNAHT; from the exons atgacAGATGATGCTGATGAGTCAG CTGACAAGACTATAAGAGAATCTCTGGATTTGCTGAACCAGGATTTTGCTGCATATTCTGCTGACAGTTTACCGCGTTTCTTAGATCCCCCAGTATTTGACAGGACTCCTGCTGTTGAGAAGGGTAACATGGGCAGCCCTGTTTTTGATTATACTCCTCTGCGGCAAGTTCTTGAATCTGAACCAGTTGAAGCTACACCTGTGATGGAAGAAACCCAATCTCAGTCTGTGGCTGGTACTCAAATAGTTACTCAGGATTATATGGTTGAAGAACAGCTTGCGAAGGAAAAGGAGAGACAAGCTGCTAAATTAGCTCAGCACCAGGAGAAATTGACTACATATTACCGGAAATACCCTGCGAAAGCAAAGTCTGCTAAGGGTAATGCC CACACGTGA